The Streptomyces sp. NBC_01276 genome contains the following window.
GGCGGGGGCGAAGGGGGCCGCCGCCATCGTGGCCGGCTCCTGGACCGCGGTACGGTGCGCCGTGCCCGGCGAGGTCCCGGCCAGCGGCAGCAGCACCGCCGCCGCCGTCACCGCGCAGGCGGCGGCCATCGCGCTCACCCCGCCCCAGCCGCGCAGCCGGTGCACGGTCCGTGTCCGCCGTATCCGCATCGATCTCACCTGTACTCCGAAAGCCTGCGACCGATGCCGAGGAGGGCGGCGGCCGCGCCGACGGCCGCCAGCGCCGCCGAGCCCGTGATCAGCCCGCCCAGTGCGCCGAGCCCGCCCCGGGCGGCCCGGGTGAACTGGTTCTGCTCGTGCGCCACGGCCCGTTCCAGGGAGGCGTCCACCGTGTCGAACGAGGCCCCGCTGCTGTCCGGGTGCCGCTCGTCCCCGATGACCTGGGGAAGGGCGAGCTCGTAGTCGCCCTTCATGTCCGATTCCCGGGCCGCCGCGTGCCGCTGCTTCCACTGCGCCACACCGGCCACGGCCTGCGAGACGGGCTCACGGCCGCTCGTGTCGTCGGCCAGGCGCAGGGCCCGCGCCAGCCCCTCGTCGAGCTGCTTCATGTTCTTCTCGTAGTCCACGTCGTACTTGTCGGACTTCTTGTCCGCGGCCAGTACGGCGCCCCGCGCGATCAGCGTCAGGTTCTCGTTGGCCCGCGCCTGGAGCGAGGCGATCCGCGCGTCGTTGAGCACCTTCAGCGACTCCTGGCCGTCGGTCCGCGCCTCGCTCAGCCCCGACCGGGCGAGCGTCTGGCCGACCGTCAGCCACAGCAGCACGACGGCGGCGGCGGCCGTCGCGGCGAGCAGCCCGTGGTTGAAGACCCGGTGGGTGCGCAGGTAGTTGCGGCGCTGGGCCCACACCAGGGCGGCGAGGGCCAGCAGCCCCGCGCCGGTCGAGGCCAGGGGCCAGGAGCGGGCCTCGTCGTAGTCCGTGTAGAGCCGGCCGGTCTCCGCCTCGTACAGGCGCTGCGCGGCGGGCAGCAGGACCGTGCTCATCTGCTCGTTGGCGTAGCGCAGGTAGGCGCCGCCGAGCGGCAGGCCCTGCCGGTTGGTCGCGCGGGCCTGCTCGATCAGGCCCGTGTAGCGGGGCAGCTGCTCGCCGAGGAGGGCGATCTCCTTGCGGGAGTCCCCGCCGGCGCCGGTGTTCGCGGCGGCGCTCACCAGCAGCCGCGAGGCGTTGGCGATGTCCTTCTCGTAGCGCAGGCGCACTTCGCGCGGCTCCTGGGCGCCCGCCAGGAAGCCGCTGGAGGAGGCCGTGTCGGCGTCCGCGAGGGAGCGGTAGATGCTCGCCGCGTCCGCGCTCAGCGGCTGGCTGCGGCCCACCACGTCGTCCGCGGCGGTGACGCGGCCGGAGACCTCCCACACCGCGACCGCGCCGAACAGGACGACCAGGGCGGCCAGCACCGCGCCGATGATCCGCAGGCGGCCCGGCTCGGTCGTGGCCGCGGCGCGCAGCCGCTCCACGCCCTCCGCCCAGGCGGTGCTCCGCCCCGGCGGCCCCGCCGGCGCGGGCGGCCCCGCGTCTGGTCCGGCGGGCAGCCCGGAGGCGGCGCTCCCGGGCGCGGCCGCGCGTGTCGTGATGGCCACCGTGACCTCCCCCTCGGTCCTCTGCTCCGGAGCAGTATGGCCGTAGTGGCGCCCGACCACAGCACCCGGAGCCCGATCTTGGGCGATCCGACGCCCCCGTGCGCCCCCTGCCGCCCCCGCGGCTTCCCGTCCCCCCTTCCCCCTCAATACGCCGGGCCACGCGCTTCGGTTCCCGACTCGCCCGCCCGCCAGGCGGGTTCACCCGAAGGTTCACCCGAAGTGGGCACGGAGCTTCGCGTGGGCCTCCGGCGGGGCGCCCACGGCGTCCAGGCCGAGGAGGGCGGCGCCCAGGACCGGCGGGGCCGTCACCACCGAGAGCCGGGCCAGCGGGGCCCGGGCGGCGAGGAGTTCCCCGATCCGGTCGTTGAGCTGCGGGTGCCGGGCCGCGAGGACGCTGCCGCCCAGCAGCACCGGCGCGTCCTCCCGCAGCAGACCCAGCCGCTCCAGCGCCACCACGGCCAGCGCCACCACCTCGCCGGCCTGCCGTTCCACGATCGCCGAGGCCACCGGGTCGCCCCCGGCGGCCACCGCGAACAGGACCGGTACCAGTTCGTGCATGCGCCCGCGGGCCACCGTGCCCAGGTGGAGGGCCTCGATCAGCGCGGCCATCGAGGCCAGCCCGAAGTGCGCGGGCAGGGCCTCCGCGAGGCCGGTGGGGCCGCCGCGTCCGTCCTCGGCCCGCGCGGCCCACCACATGGCGTCCTCCGCCAGGCCGCCCCCGCCGCCCCAGTCGCCGGAGATCACCCCGAGGGCGGGGAAGCGGGCGGTCCGGCCGTCGGGCAGCATCCCGACGCAGTTGATCCCCGCCCCGCACACCACCGCGACCCCGCGCGGCAGGTCCGCGCCGGACAGTCCCGCCCGCAGGATCGCGAAGGTGTCGTTGCGCACCTCGGTCCGCGTGCCCCAGCCCCGCGCGCCGACCGCGGCGGTGAGCTGCCGTTCCTCCACCGGGAGGTCGGCGTTGGCCAGGCAGGCCGAGACGAGGCCGGCGCAGGGCGCGCCGGGCCGCAGCCCGGCGGCCGCGGCGGCCTCCGCGACGGCGTGGGCGAGCACGTCCACGGCCGCCCCGATCCCGACCCGGGGAGGCTGGAAGCCCCCCGAGCGCCCGGTGCCCAGGACGGTGCCGTCGGCGCCGATCAGGGCCACGTCGGTCTTGCTGTTGCCCGCGTCGATGGCGAGGACGGCCGTGGAGGGGCCGGTCGCGCCGGTCACGCCCATGGCAGGTGCTCCTTGTTGTGTGCGAGCAGCCGGTCGGTCAGCCCCTCGGCGAGGTCGTACTGCCCGACCAGCGGATGCGCGAGGAGCGCCTTGAAGACCCGTTCGCGTCCGCCGCGCAGCGCCGCGTCGAGCGCGAGGTCCTCGTACGCGCTCACGTGCGCGGTCAGTCCGGCGAACAGGGGGTCCAGACGGGGCACGGGCAGCGGCGCGGGACCGGAGCCGTCGACGCGGGCCTGGACCTCGATGACGGCGTCGTCGGGCAGGAAGGGCAGGGTGCCGTCGTTGCGGGTGTTGACCACCTGCACGGACGGGCCGCCGTCGCCCAGCAGGGCCGCGGCCAGGTCCACGGCGGCCTCCGAGTAGAACGCGCCGCCCCGCTTGGCCAGCAGCGCGGGCTTCTCGTCGAGCGCGGGGTCCCCGTACAGGGCGAGGAGCTCCTTCTCCATCGCGGCGACCTCGGCGGCCCGGGAGGGCTTCTCGCCGAGTTCCCGGACCACCTCGTCGTGGGCGTAGAAGTAGCGCAGGTAGTACGAGGGCACGACGCCGAGCCGGTCCAGGAGGGCGCGCGGCAGGCGCAGGTCGGCGGCGACGGCGTCGCCGTGCGCGCCCAGCAGCCGGGGCAGCACGTCGGTGCCGTCGGGGCCGCCGAGGCGCACCCCCGTCTCCCAGGTGAGGTGGTTGAGCCCGACGTGGTCGAGGTGGACCTCGGCGGGGGCCACGTCCAGCAGCGCGGCGAACTTCCGCTGGAGACCGATGGCGACGTTGCACAGTCCG
Protein-coding sequences here:
- a CDS encoding 6-phospho-beta-glucosidase, coding for MKLAVVGGGSTYTPELIDGFARMRDTLPVTELVLIDPATERLELIGGLARRILARQGHPGVVTTTRDLDAGVAGADAVLLQLRVGGQAARLRDETWPLECGCVGQETTGAGGLAKALRTVPVVLDIAERVRRRAPDAWIIDFTNPVGIVTRALLGAGHKAVGLCNVAIGLQRKFAALLDVAPAEVHLDHVGLNHLTWETGVRLGGPDGTDVLPRLLGAHGDAVAADLRLPRALLDRLGVVPSYYLRYFYAHDEVVRELGEKPSRAAEVAAMEKELLALYGDPALDEKPALLAKRGGAFYSEAAVDLAAALLGDGGPSVQVVNTRNDGTLPFLPDDAVIEVQARVDGSGPAPLPVPRLDPLFAGLTAHVSAYEDLALDAALRGGRERVFKALLAHPLVGQYDLAEGLTDRLLAHNKEHLPWA
- a CDS encoding N-acetylglucosamine kinase, which translates into the protein MGVTGATGPSTAVLAIDAGNSKTDVALIGADGTVLGTGRSGGFQPPRVGIGAAVDVLAHAVAEAAAAAGLRPGAPCAGLVSACLANADLPVEERQLTAAVGARGWGTRTEVRNDTFAILRAGLSGADLPRGVAVVCGAGINCVGMLPDGRTARFPALGVISGDWGGGGGLAEDAMWWAARAEDGRGGPTGLAEALPAHFGLASMAALIEALHLGTVARGRMHELVPVLFAVAAGGDPVASAIVERQAGEVVALAVVALERLGLLREDAPVLLGGSVLAARHPQLNDRIGELLAARAPLARLSVVTAPPVLGAALLGLDAVGAPPEAHAKLRAHFG